The Thermoplasmata archaeon DNA window CGGAAGCGCTCGCGGGAGGAGCCGCTGCCGCCCTCCTCACGGTGGCGCACGCGCGCCCACCGGCGCGCCGGGATAAGGGCTCGCGCGGTCCGTGCGGTCCACCGCGGCCCTTTATAAGGGACCGAGCTACCAGTTCCGGAGCACTACCATGCCATACTACGAGTGTCCGAAATGCGGCGGCGGCTACGTGATCGACGTGCCCCCGAGCGCGCGGCCCGTCTGCGACCGCGACGGCGCGCGCCTGAAGCGAGCGAGCGACGCCTCCTACGAGCGCAACGCTCGGCAGGACTGAGGCGCGGGGCGTGGGCGGCGACCCCGGGGCCCCTTCGGCGCCGTCGGAGCGCTACGGACCGCTCGTTCACCGCTCCGTGCGGCACGGGGCGATCCTGTACATCGTGGGGGTTATCGAGTTCATTGTCGGGATGGTCGTCACCCAGCTCGGCTACTCCGGGACGACCTACAGCCTGACGCGCAACTACATCAGCGACCTCGGGGCCTACTACTGCGGCGTCTACCACGCGAGCGTCTACCCGCCGAACGGGATCTACGTCTGCTCGCCGCTCCACGAGGTGTTCAACGTCTCGATCATCCTGATGGGGCTCCTCCTGGTCGTCGGAACCCTCCTGATCCGGACCGGTTTTCCCGCGCGGGCCACGCGCTCGATCGGGCTCGGCCTGCTCGTCATCGCCGGTATCGGCGCGATCGGGGTCGGGCTCGCGCCAGAGGACTACAACACGACGGTACACGTGATCTCGGCTGGGATCGCCTTCCTCCTCGGCAACCTGGCGCTGATCGTCCTCGCCCTCGCGATGTTCCGGGACACGCGCTGGGACGGCTACCGCGCCTACACGCTCCTCAGCGGGGTCGTCGGGCTGATCGCCTTCGGTCTGTTCTATGCCGGCATCTGGGGACCGCTCGGCGTCGGCGGCATGGAGCGACTGATCGTCGCCCCGCTCCTGCTCTGGGCGCTGCTCGCCGGCATCCACCTCGCCCGCATCCCCACGTTCGCCCCCGCGACGATGCGGGGGGCGCGGACCTAACGGGCTCCGGCCGGACCGGAACGCGCGATCGCCGGGTCGTCGAGCTCGAATTCGGCACCGCAGACGGTGCAGGTCACGGTGCAGTGGACGTCGCCGCTCACCGGAGGACCGAGCCGACCGCCGCAGTCCGGGCAGCGCTCGCGGTAGGCGGTCGAGGGGGCGGGAAGGGGTTCGCCCGGGCGATCGTCCGAGCGCATCGAGCCCGGGCTAGACGTCCTTGCCGAACTCCTTGATGTCGGCCGGGCCCTCCTTCTTCTGGACCGGCCCGGCGCCCTGGACCTGGACGCGGATCTGCTCGACGACCTCGGGGTTCGCGAGCGTCGTGATGTCGCCGTAGTCCATGTGGTTGGAGATCGAGGCGAGCACGCGGCGCATGATCTTCCCCGACCGGGTCTTCGGCATGTCCGGCACGATCCGCACGGTCTTCGGTCGGGCGATCTTCCCGATGACGGTCTCGATCGCGTGGCTGACCTTGTCGGCGATCGCCTGGTCGGCCTTCACGCCCGGCTTGAGCGCGACGTACACCTCGGGGACGCGACCCCGCTCGGCATCCACGATCGGCACCACCGCGGCCTCGGCGACCTCGGGGACCGTCAGGCACGCCGACTCGATCTCCTTCGTCCCGAGTCGGTGGCCGGCGACGTTGATCACGTCGTCGACGCGCCCGAGGATGCGGATGTAGCCGTCCGGCGCCCACATCGCGCCGTCGCCGGCGAAGTAGGGCCAGTCGTGCCAGTCGGTGCTCGACTTGTTCCTGTTGTACTTGGCGTAGTAGGTCTTCACGAAGCGGTCCGGGTCGCCCCAGATCGTCTGGAAGATCCCGGGCCACGGGTTGCGGATGCAGATGTTCCCGGCCTTGCCCGCGCCCATCGGGATCTCGCGCGCCTGCTCGTCGTAGATGATCGGGTAGATCCCGGGCATTGGCGGCCCCGCGCTGCCCGGCTTCATGGCATCGATGCCCGGCTTCGTGGTGCAGAGGAACCCGCCGGTCTCGGTCTGCCACCAGGTGTCGGTGATCGCGGCCTCGCCGCGGCCGACGACCTCGTAGTACCACTTCCAGGCTTCCGGTTCGATCGGCTCGCCGACCGTGGTCATGCACTTGAAGCTGTGGCGGTATTTCTTCGGCTCGTCCGGACCGAGCTTGCGCAGCGACCGGATCGCGGTCGGGCTCGTGTGGAAGATGGTGACGCCGAGCCGCTCGGCGATCCGCCACGGCCGCCCCGCGTCCGGGAACGTCGGGACGCCCTCGTACATCACGGTCGTCGCCGCGTTCGCGAGCGGCCCGTAGACGATGTAGGAGTGGCCGGTGATCCAGCCGATGTCGGCCATGCACCAGTAGACGTCCGTCGTGTGGATGTCCTGGATGTACCGCGACGTGCCCGTGACGTAGGCGAGGTAGCCGCCGGTCGAGTGCTGGCAGCCCTTGGGCTTGCCGGTCGACCCGCTCGTGTACATGAGGAACAGCGGGTCCTCCGCGGGGATCGAGACCGGCTCGACGCGCTGGCCCCGGTACTGCTTGAGGACCTCGTCGACGTAGAAGTCGCGGCCCTCGACCAGGGGGGTCGGCGAGGCGGCCTTGTCGCGCAGGCGCTTCCAGACCAGGACCTTCTCGACCTTGGTACCGTCCTCGGCCGCCTTCTTGCACGCGATGTCGGCGTTCACCTTGTGGTCGAGCAGCTTGCCGCTGCGGTAGTAGCCGTCCATGGAGATCAGGACGCGGCTGCCGCTGTCGACGATCCGCGTCCCGCACGCCTCGCCGCTGAAGCCGCCGAAGACGACCGAGTGGATCACGCCGAGCCGGGCGCAGGCGAGCATCGTGATCGGCAGCTCCGGCACCATCGGCATGTGGATGGTGACCCGGTCGCCTTTCTTGAGGCCGCAGAAGTCGCGCAGGAGCGCGGCCATCTCGTTGACGCGATTGTACAGCTCCTGGTATGTCACGACCACCGTCGGCTCGTCCTCGGGCTCGGGCACCCAGACGATCGCCGACTTGTTGCGGTACTTCTCGAGATGGCGGTCGACGCAGTTGTAGCTCGCGTTCAGCTTGCCGCCGACGAACCACTTCCAGAACGGCGCCTTGCTCGTGTCAAGCGTCGTGTGCCAGTAGCGATCCCAGCTCAGGAGGTCCGCGAACTCTCGCCAGCACTCCGGGAAGTGCTTCTCGCTGAACCGCTCGACGACCCCCGGGTCGGTCCAGTTCGCCTGACCGACGAACTTGGGACTCGGATAGTAGAGCGCTTCCTCCTTCCAGTGAACCGCGATCTCGGCCTCGGACAGGCGGGACTCGTCGTCTTTCGACACCTGGCTTCGAGCTTCTGCCATGCGGGGGGGCACCTCGTGCGCGCCCGGAATCGGGCGGGGGTTATACGGGTTACTCTTTCGCATGCCATGACGTCACACGCGCCGCGGTCCGGAGCACGCCCAAGGCGATCCCTGGGGCGCCGGACGGTCTGCCGCGTCCGGGTTATCCGGCGTGACGGGCCCGTTCGATCTCGGTTGGCATACCTTTAGGCGTTCCTTCCGCTTGCCGGCTACCTCGGTGCGGCATGGTTGGTACGGGTTCCTCGCCCGGACGGCCCGAGAAAACGGTGCACCTCAGGATCGATCCGAATGACGAATCCACGACGCTCGAGGAGGTCCTCACGCGCATCGCCGAGCTCCAGCGAAAGCACCCGGACCGCGAGGTCTTCTTCGACGGGGACGAGTACGCGATCTGCTCCCGGCCCAAGCGCGCCCGCGCGGCCCCCGCTCGGTGAACGCCCGCCGCTGGGCCGGCCCCTGCTGCTCGTCAACCTCAAGACGTATCCGGGGGCGCTCGGGCCGGGCGCCGTGCGGCTCGCCCGGACCCTGGAGGAGCTCGGCCGCGGGGCGGGGGTCGCGGTGGCGATCGCGCCCGCGGCACCCGATCTCGCGCGTGTCGCCGGCGCCGTGGCGATCCCGGTCCTCGCTCAGCACGTCGACGCGGTGGACACGGGGGCCCACACGGGCTCGATCCCATCGGAAGCGGTCGAGCGGGCCGGGGGCTGGGGCAGCCTCGTGAACCACTCCGAGCATCCGCTCTCCGTCCCCGTGGCCAGGGAGACCGTGCGTCGGCTCTCGGCCCACGGGCTGACCGCCGTGCTCTGCGCGCGCGACGTGCGGACCGTGGCGCGGCTCGCGACGTTGAACGCGCCGTATCTCGCGATCGAGCCGCCCGAGCTCATCGGGGGCGACCGCGCGGTGTCGACCGCGCGGCCCCAGGTGGTGTCGGGAGCGGTCGCCGCCGTGCGAGCGGTCGCGCCGGCGACGGTGGTGCTGTGCGGCGCCGGCGTCCACGACCACCTCGACGTGGCCCGCGCGCTCGAGCTCGGGGCGGCGGGCGTGCTGGTCGCGAGCGCGGTCGCGCGCGCGAGCGACCCGCGCGCGGCCATCGGCGAGCTGCTCGCCGGTTTCTAGGAACGGCGGGGGCCGCGCACGCCGCTCCCTTCAAGTGGGCGCCCGGTCTGGCGCGCCCGTCCCGAGGATCGCGACGGAGTAGCGCGGTACGACGATGCCCGAGTCAGGCCGTTCCTCCGAGCACCGGCGCGCGCCCTCCGCGAAATCGCCCCGCCGCCGACGCACCGTCCGCTCCCGATCGAAGCCGAGGGTCCGTCGGGACCGCTCGGTCGGCCGCCCCCGGAACGAGCCGCTCGATGAAATCACGGGCCCCGCGACGTCGGTGCCCGGGCCGTTGCGTAACGGCGGGATCGTCCGGACGGTCGCGGCCGCGCGGCCCCTCCATCTCGTCTGGGTGGGATGGGAGTGGCCACCCCATCACACCGGTGGGCTTGGGGTGCACTCCTTCGAGATCGCGAGAGAGCTCACGCGCCTCGGCCACCGCGTCACGTTCCTCACCCCGTTCACCGGGCCGTTCACGCCGGTCGACGGCGTGACGTTCCGCTACCCGGGGCAGCCGGTCGGGGACAAGCCGGTCCAGTACCCGCCGGCGTACTGGACCGGTGGCACGCCCGACAGCCCGTTCGTCGACGCGACCGACGGCTACAACGCCTGGGTCGGGGCCCTCGACGGGCTCGGTCCGGTCGACGTGGTCCACGTGCACGACTGGTTCGGGACGATCGGCGCGCGCGCGCTCGCGCGACGCTTGGACCGGCCGCTCGTGATGACGGTCCACTCGACCGAATACGACCGGTCGCTCGGCCACCCATGGGATCACATCCTCGCACGCGAGCAGGCCGGCATCGATGCTGCCACGCGCATCATCGCGGTGAGCCGGCACCTGCGCCAGCAACTGATCGACCGCTACCGTGCCGATCCGGCGCGGGTGCGCGTCATCTACAACGCGGTCCGCCCGACCGCGCGCCTGGAACGGATCGACCCGCGCAAGCGGGTCGTGCTCTACGTGGGCCGCCTTGCCGTCATGAAGGGCGTCGACACTTTCCTGCGCGCCGCCGCGCGCGTGGTTCCCCGCTTCCCGGATGTGCTGTTCGTGATCGCCGGCGAGGGCCCGGAGTACGGGCGCCTGATCGAGCTCGCCGCGGGCCTCGGGATCGGCGAGCATGTGATGTTCCTCGGTAGGATCACGGAGGAGGAGCGCGAGCTCCTGCTCGCGGGGGCGTCCGTCTTTGTCCTGCCCTCGGTGGTCGAGCCGTTCGGCATCGCGGCGCTCGAGGCGATGGCGGCGGGCGTCCCGACGATCGTTTCGAAGACGAGCGGCGTCGCCGAGATCAGCCAGGGGACCTTCCGCGTCGACTTCTGGGATACGGACGAGTTCGCGAGCCGGATCGCCGAGCTGCTCGAGTACCCCACCCTGCGCCGGGCGATGGGCGAGCAGGGGCGCTGGGAGGCGCTGCGCGAAGGTTGGCCCGAGCGCGCCCGCGAGACGGTCGGTGTCTACCTCGAGGCGATGGGGGCCCGGGGCCGGACGCCGTGAAGATCGTCCTCTACCTGCACCTGCACCAGCCCTGGCGCCTCGCCCGCTTCCGCTTCCTCGACCTCGGCAGCGGCCGGACGTACTTCGACCTCGATCGCAACCTCGGCATCTTCCGGGGGATCGCGGAGCGATGCTACCGGCCCGCGCTCGACCGGCTCCTGGCGAACCTCGAAGGCGACCCCGACTTCCGGCTCAGCCTTTCGATCACCGGCACGTTCGTCGAGCAGGCGAGAGCGGCGGCCCCGGACGTGCTCGACAAGATCCGGGCCCTGATCGCGACCGAACACGTCGCGATCGTCGCCGAGACCTACTACCACTCGCTCGCCTTCCTCCTGCCGCCGCCCGAGCTCGCAGAGGAGGTGGCGCTCCACCGGCAGATGCTGCGCGCCGAGTTCGGCGTG harbors:
- a CDS encoding DUF998 domain-containing protein; the protein is MGGDPGAPSAPSERYGPLVHRSVRHGAILYIVGVIEFIVGMVVTQLGYSGTTYSLTRNYISDLGAYYCGVYHASVYPPNGIYVCSPLHEVFNVSIILMGLLLVVGTLLIRTGFPARATRSIGLGLLVIAGIGAIGVGLAPEDYNTTVHVISAGIAFLLGNLALIVLALAMFRDTRWDGYRAYTLLSGVVGLIAFGLFYAGIWGPLGVGGMERLIVAPLLLWALLAGIHLARIPTFAPATMRGART
- the acs gene encoding acetate--CoA ligase, translated to MAEARSQVSKDDESRLSEAEIAVHWKEEALYYPSPKFVGQANWTDPGVVERFSEKHFPECWREFADLLSWDRYWHTTLDTSKAPFWKWFVGGKLNASYNCVDRHLEKYRNKSAIVWVPEPEDEPTVVVTYQELYNRVNEMAALLRDFCGLKKGDRVTIHMPMVPELPITMLACARLGVIHSVVFGGFSGEACGTRIVDSGSRVLISMDGYYRSGKLLDHKVNADIACKKAAEDGTKVEKVLVWKRLRDKAASPTPLVEGRDFYVDEVLKQYRGQRVEPVSIPAEDPLFLMYTSGSTGKPKGCQHSTGGYLAYVTGTSRYIQDIHTTDVYWCMADIGWITGHSYIVYGPLANAATTVMYEGVPTFPDAGRPWRIAERLGVTIFHTSPTAIRSLRKLGPDEPKKYRHSFKCMTTVGEPIEPEAWKWYYEVVGRGEAAITDTWWQTETGGFLCTTKPGIDAMKPGSAGPPMPGIYPIIYDEQAREIPMGAGKAGNICIRNPWPGIFQTIWGDPDRFVKTYYAKYNRNKSSTDWHDWPYFAGDGAMWAPDGYIRILGRVDDVINVAGHRLGTKEIESACLTVPEVAEAAVVPIVDAERGRVPEVYVALKPGVKADQAIADKVSHAIETVIGKIARPKTVRIVPDMPKTRSGKIMRRVLASISNHMDYGDITTLANPEVVEQIRVQVQGAGPVQKKEGPADIKEFGKDV
- the tpiA gene encoding triose-phosphate isomerase, producing MLVNLKTYPGALGPGAVRLARTLEELGRGAGVAVAIAPAAPDLARVAGAVAIPVLAQHVDAVDTGAHTGSIPSEAVERAGGWGSLVNHSEHPLSVPVARETVRRLSAHGLTAVLCARDVRTVARLATLNAPYLAIEPPELIGGDRAVSTARPQVVSGAVAAVRAVAPATVVLCGAGVHDHLDVARALELGAAGVLVASAVARASDPRAAIGELLAGF
- a CDS encoding glycosyltransferase family 4 protein encodes the protein MRNGGIVRTVAAARPLHLVWVGWEWPPHHTGGLGVHSFEIARELTRLGHRVTFLTPFTGPFTPVDGVTFRYPGQPVGDKPVQYPPAYWTGGTPDSPFVDATDGYNAWVGALDGLGPVDVVHVHDWFGTIGARALARRLDRPLVMTVHSTEYDRSLGHPWDHILAREQAGIDAATRIIAVSRHLRQQLIDRYRADPARVRVIYNAVRPTARLERIDPRKRVVLYVGRLAVMKGVDTFLRAAARVVPRFPDVLFVIAGEGPEYGRLIELAAGLGIGEHVMFLGRITEEERELLLAGASVFVLPSVVEPFGIAALEAMAAGVPTIVSKTSGVAEISQGTFRVDFWDTDEFASRIAELLEYPTLRRAMGEQGRWEALREGWPERARETVGVYLEAMGARGRTP